In Desulforhopalus sp., a single window of DNA contains:
- a CDS encoding SHOCT domain-containing protein, whose translation MKCNLVRSVLALALLTFCIQGCANQFSYSNTNVSFAATGSGKLAIATHDQRPYIVSGKKSPDFIGLVRGGYGNPFDVTTASGKSLSEEITGALAASFQKSGFTTVPVAISHSENDKAIKDKILAAKSDKAVLFVVKEWKSDTLVNTALLFDLSLQVLDGSANIIVERQIGGNDDLGGSTFNVYKHSHTAVPKAFQAKLEEIINSPEIQMALTTGSPAAPVAARPASAVAGRSAGTVPTRPAEPPMIRTEERIISSGASDSPQPPSGGPAYREMQNTQQSAAGDVESRLEKLRGLFDRGLISEDEYYRERTRVLGSM comes from the coding sequence ATGAAATGCAATCTTGTGCGATCGGTTCTCGCCCTTGCCTTACTCACTTTTTGTATCCAGGGTTGTGCCAATCAGTTTTCCTATTCTAATACCAATGTGTCATTTGCTGCCACCGGCTCAGGAAAGCTCGCCATCGCCACCCACGATCAGCGGCCCTATATCGTAAGTGGCAAGAAAAGTCCAGATTTCATCGGGCTTGTCCGGGGCGGCTACGGCAACCCCTTTGATGTGACCACTGCATCCGGCAAGTCGCTTTCCGAGGAGATAACCGGGGCGCTGGCTGCATCATTTCAAAAAAGCGGATTCACCACTGTCCCCGTGGCGATAAGTCACTCGGAAAATGACAAGGCGATTAAGGATAAGATTCTTGCCGCAAAGAGCGACAAGGCGGTGCTGTTTGTTGTCAAGGAATGGAAAAGCGACACCCTTGTAAACACGGCACTTCTCTTTGATCTCTCCCTCCAGGTGCTTGACGGATCGGCAAATATCATCGTTGAGAGACAAATCGGCGGCAATGATGACTTAGGCGGGAGCACCTTCAATGTCTACAAACATTCCCATACTGCCGTTCCCAAGGCCTTTCAGGCCAAGCTCGAAGAGATCATCAACAGTCCGGAAATTCAAATGGCCCTTACCACCGGCAGTCCCGCCGCGCCAGTTGCCGCCCGTCCTGCCAGCGCGGTGGCCGGCCGTTCCGCCGGCACGGTGCCTACCCGTCCTGCCGAGCCGCCGATGATCCGAACCGAGGAGCGGATCATCAGCAGTGGAGCCAGCGACAGCCCGCAACCACCGAGTGGAGGCCCCGCCTACCGCGAAATGCAGAATACTCAACAATCTGCGGCAGGCGATGTTGAGAGCCGCCTCGAAAAATTACGGGGCCTTTTTGATCGGGGATTGATTTCCGAAGACGAGTATTACCGTGAACGCACCAGAGTGCTTGGGTCTATGTAG
- a CDS encoding alpha/beta hydrolase — translation MRTITPNHPTKAGDINLSRSTRCIALTAWLVLVAAAFFAARAEADLPKVVASKDGTPISYEVYGQGEPALVFVHGWSCDARYWREQIPHFVKNHRVVLLDLAGHGHSGTSRAKYTMQAFGEDVRAVTEAAAGGKAILIGHSMGGLAVAEAALLMPDKVIGIIGVDTLEDLEYSTTAEEIAQMIAPLKSDFQTGSRQFIAEMIAAGSNPLIRDWIIADVAAAPPNVALSAMNELLTEYSTGALPKLFDRLHIPVVTVNADLWPINYEANRRHIPGFEAIVLQGTDHFLMLNTPARFNDALAKAISTVLTQAAQK, via the coding sequence ATGCGAACTATCACACCAAACCATCCCACAAAGGCGGGAGACATCAACCTTTCCCGGAGCACCCGCTGTATAGCCCTTACCGCCTGGCTGGTTCTCGTCGCAGCGGCCTTTTTCGCCGCCCGGGCGGAGGCGGACCTGCCGAAGGTGGTTGCCTCCAAGGACGGTACGCCGATTTCCTACGAGGTCTATGGTCAAGGTGAACCGGCCCTGGTCTTTGTCCATGGCTGGAGCTGCGACGCCCGCTACTGGCGGGAGCAGATACCGCATTTCGTGAAAAATCACCGGGTTGTTTTGCTTGATCTTGCCGGACATGGCCACTCAGGTACCTCTCGCGCCAAATATACCATGCAGGCCTTTGGTGAGGACGTCCGCGCGGTAACCGAGGCGGCGGCCGGCGGCAAGGCCATCCTCATTGGCCATTCCATGGGCGGGCTGGCGGTTGCCGAGGCCGCTCTCCTTATGCCGGACAAGGTCATCGGCATCATCGGCGTCGACACCCTTGAAGACCTCGAATACTCCACCACCGCCGAGGAAATTGCGCAGATGATCGCCCCCTTGAAAAGCGATTTCCAAACCGGCAGCCGACAGTTCATCGCCGAGATGATTGCAGCTGGCAGCAACCCCCTGATCCGTGACTGGATCATCGCCGACGTCGCGGCAGCGCCGCCAAACGTTGCCTTGAGCGCCATGAACGAGCTGCTGACCGAGTACAGCACCGGAGCCCTCCCCAAACTCTTCGACCGGCTGCACATCCCGGTTGTGACCGTAAACGCCGATCTCTGGCCGATAAACTATGAGGCCAACAGGCGGCACATCCCGGGCTTTGAGGCCATTGTCCTGCAGGGCACCGATCACTTTTTGATGCTCAATACACCGGCACGGTTCAACGATGCCTTGGCGAAGGCGATTTCTACGGTGTTAACACAAGCGGCGCAGAAATAA
- a CDS encoding sigma-54 dependent transcriptional regulator, with protein sequence MVAAPSANNAPRKLAMIVDDEPDMLSMLRLILEKKCACDVVAAPSGLRALEMLGDCNPDVIISDIKMPDLDGLQLLNKIQAYDRTISVIIMTGYGTIDMAVQALKDGAYDFLQKPFDKDHIVRVVRNCLERTALLRANRQLTERLNDLALPEGFIGQSAAQKRVLDLLARIADTDATVLIRGESGTGKELAARALHKLSNRREQRMITVNCPALPENVLESELFGYSKGAFTGAAQDKKGLFLEAHGSTIFLDEIADIPVQIQTKLLRVLQEKEIQPLGQNKTFKVDARVVASTNQNLEEKIRTGEFRADLFYRLNVVSVVMPNLQEMRDDVPLLVHHFLALFKRQYHREDLTVAPEVLRHLYKRAWPGNVRELQNTVKSMILSAAGGSVSLADLGITNCEGAEQPCAESFEELHTLPYNDAKTEIVRRFSEAYLRDLLARNHGNVTNAAADCGLERQALQRIMRRYGIISYDFKQK encoded by the coding sequence ATGGTAGCTGCTCCGTCCGCAAACAATGCTCCCCGCAAGCTGGCGATGATCGTTGATGACGAGCCCGACATGCTCTCCATGCTTCGCCTCATCCTCGAAAAAAAATGCGCCTGCGATGTCGTCGCCGCACCGTCCGGCTTAAGGGCCCTGGAAATGCTCGGCGACTGCAATCCCGACGTTATTATCAGCGATATCAAAATGCCCGATCTGGACGGCCTGCAGCTGCTCAACAAGATCCAGGCCTACGACCGGACAATCTCGGTCATCATCATGACCGGCTACGGGACAATCGATATGGCGGTCCAGGCACTGAAGGACGGTGCCTACGACTTCCTGCAAAAGCCCTTTGACAAGGATCACATCGTCCGGGTGGTGCGTAACTGCCTGGAGCGCACGGCACTGCTCCGCGCCAACCGCCAATTGACGGAAAGACTCAATGACCTGGCCCTGCCGGAGGGTTTTATCGGCCAGAGTGCGGCACAGAAGCGGGTCCTTGACCTGCTGGCGAGGATCGCCGACACCGATGCCACCGTCCTTATCCGCGGCGAAAGCGGTACCGGCAAGGAACTCGCCGCCCGGGCCCTGCACAAGCTGAGCAACCGCCGGGAACAGCGGATGATCACCGTCAATTGTCCGGCGCTTCCGGAAAATGTCCTGGAAAGCGAGCTGTTCGGCTACAGCAAGGGTGCCTTTACCGGGGCGGCGCAGGACAAGAAGGGCCTCTTTCTTGAGGCCCACGGGTCGACCATCTTCCTCGACGAGATAGCCGATATCCCGGTACAAATACAGACCAAGCTGCTGCGGGTGCTGCAGGAAAAGGAGATCCAGCCGCTCGGCCAGAACAAGACATTTAAGGTCGATGCGCGGGTAGTTGCCTCCACCAACCAGAACCTGGAAGAGAAGATCCGCACCGGCGAATTCCGCGCCGACCTCTTCTACCGCCTCAACGTGGTCAGCGTGGTCATGCCAAATCTCCAGGAAATGCGTGACGATGTGCCGCTTTTAGTCCATCATTTCCTCGCCCTCTTCAAGCGGCAGTACCACCGGGAAGACCTGACGGTTGCCCCTGAGGTCCTCCGCCATCTGTACAAGCGCGCTTGGCCGGGCAACGTCCGCGAACTGCAGAACACCGTTAAGAGCATGATTCTTTCGGCAGCCGGGGGCAGCGTGTCGCTTGCCGACCTCGGTATCACCAACTGTGAAGGCGCGGAACAACCATGTGCTGAGAGTTTCGAAGAATTGCACACCCTGCCCTACAACGATGCAAAAACGGAAATCGTTAGAAGGTTTTCCGAGGCCTATCTGCGCGACCTCCTTGCCCGCAACCATGGCAATGTCACCAACGCCGCCGCCGATTGCGGCCTTGAACGTCAGGCCCTGCAGCGCATCATGCGCCGCTACGGCATCATCTCCTACGATTTTAAGCAAAAATAG
- a CDS encoding cold shock domain-containing protein: MQTAVKRWFRDKDFGFLENGNGPDILVRKADLVGCQFLKVGATVEFECHPDKQGLLAKNVRLVHPKKSNAQNGGNQGTKVFRPGVMT; this comes from the coding sequence TTGCAAACTGCTGTTAAAAGATGGTTCCGCGACAAGGATTTTGGGTTTCTCGAAAATGGCAATGGCCCAGATATACTGGTACGCAAGGCCGATTTGGTTGGTTGTCAATTTTTGAAGGTTGGTGCAACCGTTGAGTTTGAATGCCACCCTGACAAGCAGGGATTGCTCGCTAAAAATGTTCGCCTGGTACATCCCAAAAAATCAAATGCTCAAAACGGTGGCAACCAAGGAACGAAGGTATTTCGTCCTGGGGTAATGACATAA
- a CDS encoding SET domain-containing protein-lysine N-methyltransferase: MYPPHYGTNPLFPSKNDFRVVLKNHVAGSGVMTYKFIAKGSLVCAIAGDIITDIRQHSLQIEPNLHLHDLYFSGYFLHSCSPNIELDMKKLLVHAVKDIQPMDYLTMDYAQTEDVLFRQFPCSCGAENCRGWITGRKEAPIAEAVLPNGFRLPEKQFEECQSA, translated from the coding sequence ATGTATCCACCTCACTATGGAACCAACCCGTTGTTTCCCAGCAAAAACGACTTTCGAGTTGTGTTGAAAAATCATGTCGCCGGTTCCGGCGTTATGACGTACAAATTCATTGCCAAGGGAAGTTTGGTATGTGCCATTGCGGGGGATATCATCACCGATATTCGCCAACACAGCCTGCAGATTGAGCCTAACCTCCATCTTCATGATCTGTATTTTTCCGGATATTTTCTCCATAGCTGCTCACCAAATATTGAACTGGATATGAAAAAACTGCTGGTACACGCAGTTAAAGACATCCAGCCCATGGACTATCTGACCATGGATTACGCCCAGACCGAGGATGTCCTCTTCCGCCAGTTCCCCTGCAGCTGCGGTGCCGAGAACTGCCGTGGCTGGATCACCGGCCGCAAGGAAGCCCCGATTGCCGAGGCGGTGCTGCCCAACGGCTTTCGTTTGCCCGAAAAACAGTTCGAAGAGTGTCAGAGCGCATGA
- a CDS encoding diaminopimelate decarboxylase, giving the protein MTEWWEREDLNFRDGVLIFADRRVQELAEQFGTPTFFYSGQRIVANIERLRSALHQAGLGERSRIKYAMKANRFAPLLTHLRGTGLVGIDACSPNEVEHAISCGFSAEDISFTATSLSNRDLERLSRIKGLSMNCDSLSAIRRWGELGRGRSIGIRVNPAMGISRAHNDKLQYSGINTTKFGIYREQFAEAIALAKAYDLPIRKIHFHTGCGYLTEQLAVWDSIIESCLWFVDQLDSVEIVNVGGGLGVPHVAGDKPLDLGRWAGILAKHFRNRPQSIEIEPGDYLAKDSGIMLLTVNTVEKKMETVFVGVDAGFNLAVEPAVYGLPFHPVPALRQPGECKAVTIAGNINEALDVWYSNIAMPPLAEGQTLALINAGAYSSAMASNHCLRGEFKEFLLP; this is encoded by the coding sequence ATGACGGAATGGTGGGAACGGGAAGATCTCAACTTCCGTGATGGTGTCCTGATATTTGCCGATCGGCGTGTCCAAGAGCTAGCAGAACAGTTCGGAACGCCGACCTTTTTTTATAGTGGTCAGAGAATCGTCGCCAATATCGAACGCCTCCGGTCGGCCCTGCACCAGGCCGGGCTGGGTGAGCGCTCCCGCATCAAGTATGCGATGAAGGCAAATCGCTTCGCCCCGCTCCTCACCCATCTGCGGGGAACGGGACTGGTGGGCATTGATGCCTGTTCACCGAACGAGGTGGAACACGCCATCAGTTGCGGCTTTTCAGCAGAAGACATCTCCTTTACCGCCACCAGTCTGTCCAACCGCGATCTGGAAAGGCTGTCGCGGATCAAAGGCCTGTCGATGAACTGCGACTCACTGAGTGCCATCCGCCGCTGGGGAGAACTCGGCCGGGGCCGGAGCATCGGTATCCGGGTCAATCCGGCGATGGGCATCAGCCGCGCCCATAACGACAAGCTCCAGTACAGCGGGATCAATACCACCAAGTTCGGTATCTACCGGGAACAATTCGCCGAGGCGATAGCGCTGGCCAAGGCCTACGACCTGCCCATCAGAAAGATCCATTTCCACACCGGCTGCGGCTATCTCACCGAGCAGCTGGCGGTATGGGATTCGATCATCGAAAGCTGTTTATGGTTTGTCGATCAGCTGGACAGTGTCGAGATCGTCAATGTCGGCGGCGGCCTGGGCGTCCCCCATGTCGCAGGCGACAAGCCCTTGGATCTTGGCCGCTGGGCCGGGATCCTGGCCAAGCATTTCCGCAACCGGCCCCAGTCCATTGAGATCGAACCGGGCGACTACCTGGCAAAGGATAGCGGCATCATGCTGCTGACCGTCAATACCGTCGAAAAGAAGATGGAGACGGTGTTTGTCGGCGTCGATGCAGGCTTCAACCTCGCCGTCGAACCTGCCGTGTACGGCCTGCCCTTTCATCCGGTGCCGGCCCTGCGCCAGCCGGGGGAATGCAAGGCAGTGACCATCGCCGGCAATATCAACGAGGCACTGGATGTCTGGTACAGCAATATCGCCATGCCGCCGCTTGCCGAAGGCCAGACCCTGGCCCTGATCAACGCCGGCGCTTACTCCTCGGCGATGGCCTCAAACCACTGCCTGCGCGGCGAGTTCAAGGAGTTTCTTCTGCCCTGA
- a CDS encoding pyrimidine/purine nucleoside phosphorylase: MSEFTNVTVSKKANVYFDGKVTSRTITFADGSKKTLGIMLPGEYSFNTDAAEVMEVLAGNLLVQLPGSTEWQSFDAGTSFNVPAKSCFYLKVAGVTDYCCSFLQ; encoded by the coding sequence ATGAGCGAATTTACCAACGTAACCGTTAGCAAAAAGGCCAACGTCTACTTCGACGGCAAGGTCACCAGCCGCACCATCACCTTTGCCGACGGCAGCAAGAAGACCCTGGGTATCATGCTCCCCGGCGAATACAGCTTCAATACCGATGCCGCGGAAGTGATGGAAGTCCTCGCCGGCAACCTGCTGGTGCAGCTGCCCGGCTCGACGGAATGGCAGAGCTTTGATGCGGGCACATCCTTCAACGTGCCAGCCAAGAGCTGCTTTTATCTGAAGGTGGCGGGAGTTACCGATTACTGCTGCTCCTTTCTCCAGTAG
- a CDS encoding DUF3553 domain-containing protein, with product MKVNLYEGENVRHKARAEWGIGKIIDVNSCGTIKVVFEGTKEVSIAHGSKYLIKVDTSKN from the coding sequence ATGAAAGTGAATTTATATGAAGGTGAAAACGTACGACATAAGGCAAGAGCAGAATGGGGAATAGGCAAGATTATTGATGTAAATAGCTGTGGAACTATTAAAGTTGTTTTTGAAGGAACAAAAGAGGTGTCAATTGCCCATGGTTCCAAATACCTTATCAAGGTAGATACGAGTAAAAACTGA
- a CDS encoding multidrug resistance efflux transporter family protein has product MFQLVAIGVMSGLFFSTTFVLNRLMSLQGGHWVWTASLRYAFMLAFMLVGLVVFGKDRLLRELWGLYRRNWLFWTIAGTIGFGLFYACISYSASFAPAWVVATTWQATILATPLVLLAFGKRVPWRALLFSLVIFAGVVLVNVSQAESNLSAELLQGALPVIAAAFCYPIGNQLVWEVRRAVHPRLPRIDSPVLDRPFAGVLLLTLGSIPFWLALVVICQPPPPSAGQVLQTALVALFSGIIATGLFFFARQKARTPYQLSAVDATQGSEAVFALIGEVLFLHAALPTVSGYLGLAMTVVGLFLYLHVQAH; this is encoded by the coding sequence ATGTTTCAACTTGTTGCCATCGGTGTGATGTCGGGGCTGTTTTTCAGCACAACTTTTGTCCTTAATCGCTTGATGAGTCTGCAGGGCGGGCATTGGGTGTGGACAGCCAGCCTGCGCTATGCCTTTATGCTGGCCTTTATGCTAGTTGGCTTGGTGGTTTTCGGCAAGGATCGTTTGTTGCGGGAATTGTGGGGCCTTTATCGCCGGAACTGGCTCTTCTGGACCATCGCCGGGACGATCGGTTTTGGGTTGTTTTATGCGTGCATCAGTTACAGCGCCTCTTTCGCCCCGGCCTGGGTGGTGGCAACAACCTGGCAGGCGACAATCCTTGCAACCCCTCTGGTTTTGCTGGCATTCGGCAAAAGGGTTCCCTGGCGGGCCCTGCTGTTTTCTCTGGTCATTTTCGCTGGGGTAGTCCTGGTAAATGTCAGCCAGGCGGAGAGCAATCTTTCCGCTGAACTTTTGCAGGGCGCTCTGCCGGTAATCGCCGCCGCCTTTTGTTACCCAATTGGCAACCAGCTGGTCTGGGAGGTACGGAGGGCCGTGCATCCCCGCCTGCCACGGATCGACAGCCCGGTTCTTGACCGGCCTTTTGCCGGAGTTTTGCTGCTCACCCTCGGATCAATTCCCTTTTGGCTGGCGCTGGTTGTGATCTGTCAACCGCCACCTCCTTCTGCCGGGCAGGTATTGCAAACTGCCTTGGTGGCGCTCTTTTCCGGTATTATCGCAACCGGTCTTTTTTTTTTCGCCCGGCAGAAGGCGCGAACACCCTATCAACTTTCAGCGGTTGACGCTACTCAGGGGAGTGAGGCGGTTTTTGCCCTGATCGGCGAAGTCCTCTTTCTTCACGCCGCTCTTCCAACCGTTTCCGGCTATCTCGGCCTTGCCATGACTGTGGTGGGTTTGTTCTTGTATCTGCATGTTCAGGCCCATTGA
- a CDS encoding dissimilatory sulfite reductase D family protein: MQMSKETLKLAILEKAESSPKPQLYIKDFYACDPETKPRDMKNVANDLVKEGKLMFWSSGSTTMYALKHRIKNEEGASGI, encoded by the coding sequence ATGCAGATGTCCAAGGAAACACTTAAACTCGCCATTCTCGAAAAAGCGGAAAGCTCACCAAAACCGCAATTGTACATCAAGGATTTTTACGCCTGTGATCCGGAAACGAAACCACGCGACATGAAAAATGTTGCCAATGATCTCGTAAAAGAAGGGAAACTTATGTTCTGGTCTTCCGGCTCCACCACCATGTATGCGCTGAAACATCGCATTAAAAATGAAGAAGGTGCCAGTGGTATTTGA